DNA from Verrucomicrobiia bacterium:
GGCCAAACCAGAACCATGTCGAACGGGATTGCATGTGCACATCACTTGCGCCGGCGGAACCAGACCAGGGCGCCCAGGAGCAATACGCCGCCGGGCAGCCCGCCCAACAGCAGGGCGTTCAACGTAAGCAACTGACGGCGCGTCAGGTCCAGGCGGTATTCCTGGAGCGGGCGCGGCTCGATGCCGGCCAGCAGGTAGGTTTGATCCACCAGCCAGTTGACGCAGTGGCTGCCCAAATCCCGGTTGTTACGGGATTCAATGAGTTGATTGCTCAGAAACATGGAATCCCCGCCCACGATGATGCGGGTGGAGCCGCGTTCGGCGCGCACGCCGGGGACAGCGCCCTTTTCCACCGCCACCATGAGCGGGAAGCGCCCGCGTGGATTCACCGCTGGATTGATGACCGGACGCCCGTTTTCGACGTCCTTCACCAGCAGCCCCTCGGGTGAAGTGTAGAGAATTTCGTCCACCTTCAGCGTTTCCGCGGCACGCCCGCTGGACTTGATGGCGGAAACCACCCGAGGCAGCAACAAATGGGCTGATCCCATCAATAGCGGACGGGTGACCGCGTGCGGCTCCGTGATGGGCACCACCAAATCCTGGAATTGGGAGGTGGGGGTGGCGTTGGCGGGGTCCAGTGCGAACCGCTCGCCCACCATGACGCCCCAGACGGCCATAAGGGATTCCAAATTGAGCGTCCGGCCAAAAGAACGGTAGTTTAACAGCACCATCAGGCGCCCGCCCTGGTTCAGGTAGCGGTCAATTTTTTCGAGTTCGTCACGGGTCAAGGGGGTGCGCGGCCCGGCAATAATTAATAAATTGCAGTCGGCGGGCACCTCGGCCGTGCCAAACAGGGTCAGGGTGGCGACTTCCAGG
Protein-coding regions in this window:
- a CDS encoding GldG family protein, whose translation is MNNTLSHSPSFSLGRRLGAGAEVLIACLSVLALVIMVNYLAARHYWRRDFSAAQRWTLSARTLNVLESLPAEVKVLVYYHQDDRLYAEVTDLLREYAARTPRLRLELVDPDRQPVEANLARTRYNLAALNQRNLILFDCNGKIKTVYQQDLGDYDLEPTSNVSETGQTIFRRRAKNFKGEQLFTSALIHVISPRVLKAYFVQGHGEHDPASTDEITGYSQFAQVLRENGLEVATLTLFGTAEVPADCNLLIIAGPRTPLTRDELEKIDRYLNQGGRLMVLLNYRSFGRTLNLESLMAVWGVMVGERFALDPANATPTSQFQDLVVPITEPHAVTRPLLMGSAHLLLPRVVSAIKSSGRAAETLKVDEILYTSPEGLLVKDVENGRPVINPAVNPRGRFPLMVAVEKGAVPGVRAERGSTRIIVGGDSMFLSNQLIESRNNRDLGSHCVNWLVDQTYLLAGIEPRPLQEYRLDLTRRQLLTLNALLLGGLPGGVLLLGALVWFRRRK